In Thiohalorhabdus sp. Cl-TMA, a single genomic region encodes these proteins:
- a CDS encoding MarR family EPS-associated transcriptional regulator — protein sequence MSTEGTRYHLLRLLEDNPEATQRELAMGMGVSVGKANYVLRALMDKGLVKAQNFRRSDNKRAYLYKLTPAGVAEKMRIARSYLAQRKAEYERIREEIEALEAELGALRAEEDG from the coding sequence GTGAGTACCGAAGGAACACGCTATCACCTCCTGCGCTTGCTGGAGGATAATCCGGAAGCTACACAACGCGAACTGGCTATGGGCATGGGCGTGTCCGTGGGCAAGGCGAATTACGTTCTACGTGCCCTTATGGACAAAGGGTTGGTAAAGGCACAAAACTTCCGGCGCTCTGACAACAAACGCGCCTATCTTTACAAGCTCACCCCCGCCGGAGTAGCCGAGAAGATGCGCATCGCCCGTAGTTACTTAGCGCAGCGCAAGGCGGAGTATGAACGCATCCGGGAAGAGATCGAGGCGCTTGAGGCGGAGCTAGGAGCCTTAAGAGCGGAGGAAGACGGGTGA
- a CDS encoding ABC transporter ATP-binding protein, with product MLAVYRKVLELLTPREKRQGILVLGVVTGMAVLEVAGVASVMPFLSVMANPKAIDTNEALAWLFSVLGYESRERFLVFLGVGAFFLVFFSGMFRIFAHYVMNRYIQMRRHSISKRLLETYLRQSYAFFLDRNSGDMAKGILSEVDQLIANVFQPGILAMAYAVVAIAILLLLLAMDPLLSLGVAAFIGGLYALIYSAVRGFLERIGSERAEANRKRFTTAGEVLGGIKVIKLLGRESAYLTRFSPVSAQFSRNMATNDTLGQAPKFLIEAVAIGGILALAVVLMATRDDIGEVFPILGLYAFAGYKLLPAAQNIYNGIAKLRFGAAAVETVHQDLQQRTFLASIRRQSQNPLTPKREVRLENISFTYSNGPGYALKGINLTIPVETTVGLVGGTGAGKTTLVDIVLGLLRPTEGQVVIDGTPVTDENLGAWQQALGYVPQEIFLSDATILENIAFGVSREEIDWEAVERSARMAQVHEFITQELPQGYKTEVGERGVRLSGGQRQRIGIARALYHDPEVLVLDEATSALDNVTERAVMEAVHNLHEQKTVILIAHRLSTVQNCDLIYLLEEGQVAGRGTYQNLLQENLSFRAMVTSAK from the coding sequence ATGTTAGCCGTCTACCGAAAGGTCTTGGAACTTTTAACTCCTCGGGAGAAGCGCCAGGGCATCCTGGTCTTGGGCGTCGTTACTGGCATGGCCGTGCTGGAGGTTGCGGGCGTGGCTTCGGTTATGCCCTTCCTCTCTGTAATGGCGAACCCTAAGGCAATTGATACTAATGAAGCCTTGGCTTGGCTGTTCAGTGTTCTGGGTTATGAATCACGCGAACGCTTCCTGGTTTTCCTGGGTGTTGGTGCCTTCTTTTTGGTGTTTTTCTCAGGGATGTTCCGGATCTTTGCCCATTATGTAATGAACCGCTACATCCAGATGCGTCGCCACAGCATCTCCAAACGTCTCTTGGAGACCTACCTACGTCAGTCCTACGCCTTTTTCCTGGATCGAAACAGCGGTGATATGGCCAAAGGTATTCTCTCCGAGGTAGACCAGCTGATCGCCAATGTTTTCCAACCTGGGATCTTGGCTATGGCCTATGCAGTGGTAGCCATAGCTATTCTTTTGCTCTTGCTCGCTATGGATCCGTTGCTGTCCCTGGGAGTAGCGGCCTTTATTGGCGGGTTGTATGCCTTGATTTATAGCGCAGTACGCGGATTTTTGGAACGGATTGGTAGTGAACGTGCTGAAGCTAATCGGAAGCGGTTCACTACTGCTGGTGAGGTATTAGGGGGGATAAAGGTCATTAAACTCTTGGGCCGAGAGTCTGCCTATTTGACTCGCTTTTCACCAGTTTCGGCGCAATTCTCTCGGAATATGGCTACAAACGATACCCTTGGCCAAGCACCCAAATTTTTAATCGAAGCAGTAGCCATTGGAGGTATCTTGGCTCTTGCCGTGGTGCTTATGGCTACACGGGACGACATCGGGGAAGTTTTTCCGATCCTAGGTCTCTATGCCTTCGCCGGCTACAAACTCTTGCCAGCGGCTCAGAATATTTACAATGGCATAGCCAAACTCCGGTTTGGCGCCGCAGCAGTGGAAACTGTTCATCAAGACCTCCAGCAGAGAACATTCCTCGCGTCAATTCGACGTCAGTCACAGAACCCTTTGACCCCTAAGCGGGAGGTAAGGCTGGAAAATATTAGCTTTACATATTCTAATGGTCCGGGCTATGCCCTAAAGGGAATAAATCTGACGATTCCAGTAGAAACCACTGTCGGTTTGGTTGGCGGAACCGGGGCGGGCAAGACCACCTTGGTGGACATTGTCTTGGGACTTCTTCGCCCCACTGAAGGCCAAGTAGTCATCGACGGCACCCCAGTAACTGACGAAAACCTTGGAGCTTGGCAGCAGGCCTTGGGTTATGTGCCCCAGGAGATCTTCCTGAGTGATGCCACCATCTTGGAGAACATTGCTTTCGGCGTCTCGAGAGAAGAGATTGATTGGGAGGCGGTGGAACGTTCCGCACGCATGGCGCAGGTGCATGAGTTCATAACCCAGGAGCTTCCCCAAGGATATAAGACCGAAGTGGGTGAGAGAGGGGTACGTTTGTCAGGAGGTCAGCGTCAGCGGATCGGCATTGCTAGGGCTTTGTACCATGATCCCGAAGTTCTGGTCTTAGACGAGGCGACCAGTGCCTTGGATAACGTTACCGAGCGAGCAGTGATGGAGGCTGTGCATAATCTTCATGAGCAAAAAACCGTTATTTTGATCGCTCATCGGCTAAGTACTGTGCAGAATTGCGACCTGATTTATCTTCTGGAAGAAGGTCAAGTGGCCGGACGCGGTACTTATCAAAATCTTCT